GCTGCTCCAGTACTTCCCGGGCCCGGGCCACGACGGGATCGGGCAGGCCGGCGAGCCGGGCGACCTGTACCCCGTAGGACCGGTCGGCGGCTCCTTTTCCGACTTCGTGCAGGAACACGACGTCTCCGTCCCATTCCTTCACCCGCATGGTGACGTTGTGCAGCCGCGTGAGCTTGCCGGCCAGTGCCGTCATCTCGTGGAAATGGGTGGCGAAGATCGCGCGGCACCGGTTGTGCTCGTGCAGATATTCCACCGCGGCCCATGCGATCGAGAGCCCGTCGAAGGTCGCGGTTCCGCGGCCGATTTCGTCGAGGATCACGAGCGAGCGCTCGCCGGCCTGGTTCAGGATGGCGGCCGTCTCCACCATTTCGACCATGAAGGTGGATCGTCCGCGCGCCAGATCGTCCGAGGCGCCGACGCGCGAGAACAGCCGGTCGACGACGCCGATATGAACCTTTTCCGCGGGGACGTGGCTGCCCATCTGCGCCATGATGGCGATCAGCGCGTTCTGGCGCAGGAAAGTCGACTTGCCGCCCATGTTGGGTCCGGTGAGCAGCCAGATCGCACCGGCCTTTCCGCCCGGGGCCGGCGAAAGGTCGCAGTCGTTGGCGACGAACGGCTCGGCGCCCTGCCGGCGCAGCGCCTGCTCGACCACCGGGTGGCGGCCGCACTCGATCCTGAACTCGAGGGACAGGTCGATCGTCGGGCGGCAGTAGTCCTCCTCCTCGGCCAGGACGGCGAGCGCCGCCGAGACATCGAGCGCCGACATCGCCTCGGCGCCGCCGCGCAATGCTCCGGCGGCGGCGACCGCCTCCAGAACAAGCCGGTCGAAAACGCCCAGTTCGATCGCGAGCGCGCGTTCAGCCGCGTTGGCGATCCTCGTTTCCAGCCCGGCGAGCTCCGTCGTGGTGAAGCGCATGGCATTGGCCATGGTCTGGCGGTGGATGAAGCGTGCCCTGGCTGCATCGTTGCCCGTCATGACCGCCTGATGGTTGGCGGTGACCTCGATGTAGTATCCGAGGACGTTGTTGTGGCGTATCTTGAGCGAGCGGATGCCCGTCTCTTCGATCAGCCCCGCCTCCATCTCCGCGATGATGCGGCGTGCCTGGTCGCGCAGTCCGCGCACCTCGTCGAGTTCGGCGTCGTAGCCGGCCCGGACGAAGCCGCCGTCGCGCTTCAGCAGCGGCATCTCCTCGTCGAGCGCCCGGCGCAGATGGTCGAGGAAGGCTGCCGGAAGTCCAGCGATTCCGGTCAGCGCATCGGAAACCTCTTCGGGAACCCCCGCGCCGGAAAGCAGTGCGGCCACGTCGGCGGCCACGGTCATGCCGGCGCGCAACGCGGCGAGGTCGCGCGGGCCGCCGCGGTTGAGCGCCAGCCGCGACAGCGCACGCGGCATGTCGGGCGCGCCTTTCAGGGCGGCCCGGAGACTATCGCGCAGTGCCGGCTCGCTGCGGAAGAAGGACACGGAATCGAGCCGCCGGCCGATCTCGCCGGGATCGGTGGAGGGGGACGTCAGCCTTTCGGCCAGCAGCCGCGCGCCGCCGCCCGTGCGGGTGCGGTCGATCGCCTCGAAAAGGGTTCCCGACCGGCTGCCGGAAAGAGTGCGCACCAGTTCGAGATGCACCCGGGTCGCCGGGTCGATGAACAGCGTCGTGGCTCCGTCCTGCCGCTGCGGCGGGGTGAGCGGCGGTCGCTCCGCCTTCTGCGTCCGCTCGACATAGCCGATGGCAGCGCCGATGGCGGAAAGCTCGGCGCGCGAGAAGCGGCCGAAGCCGTCGAGCGTCGCCACGCCGAAGAATCGGCTTGCGCGCTCGGCGCACGCGGACGAATCGAACAGGCTCGGTGGCAGCGGCGTCACCGCCCGGCCGAGCATGTCGAAGGCGGCGCGAAACTCCGGGTCGTGGAACACCGCCTCGGCGACGATCAGTTCGCGCGGGTCGACGCGCATGATCTCGGCGAGCAGCCGGTCGCGCGACGTCGCCGAGACCAGGAAGCTTCCGGTCGAAATGTCGATCCAGGCCAGCGCCAGCTCGTCTTCGCCGCGCACGCGGCCGAGGGCCATGAGGTAGTTGGCCTCGGACGGCGCCAGGAGTTTCTCCTCTGTGATCGTCCCCGGCGTGACGAGGCGGACCACGTCGCGCTTCACCACCGACTTGGAGCCGCGCTTCTTCGCCTCGGCCGGGTCTTCGATCTGCTCGCAGACGGCGACGCGGTGGCCCAGTCCGATCAGCTTCTGCAGATAGTCGTCGGCAGCATGGACCGGCACGCCGCACATCGGAATGTCCTCGCCGAGATGCTTGCCGCGCTTGGTGAGCGTGATGCCGAGCGCCCGGCTGGCCACCTCCGCGTCCTCGAAGAACAGTTCGTAGAAGTCGCCCATCCTGTAGAACAGCAGGGAGTCCGGATTCGCCGCCTTGATCTCGATGAACTGCTCCATCATCGGCGTCGGCGCGGAGGCGGCATCGGATCGGATGGGTCGTTCCTGGTTCAAGGCGCTGCCGTGGCTGGTCTGTGGAGCGGTGGCGCACGGAAATCCGGCGTTCCACCTTTGCTTGGCGCTTTACGCGGCTCCTGTGTAGCCTTAATCCGGTTGCTCCACAAAAGAAGCATGCCCGCGCCCGGTCGGCGCGGCCTGGGAGGGAAGCAGCACATGCCCGTCAAGGACCGGAACGAACAGGGGCCGTCGGTGAGCGCCCAGGAGGCTCTCGACTTCCACTCCATGGGGCGGCCGGGCAAGCTGGAGATCAACCCGACCAAGCCCATGGCGACCCAGCGCGACCTCTCGCTCGCCTATTCGCCGGGTGTCGCGGTTCCGGTGAAGGCCATCGCGGAGGATCCCAGCCGTGCCTTCGACTACACCACGCGCGGGAACATGGTGGCGGTCATCTCCAACGGCACGGCCATCCTCGGTCTCGGCAATCTGGGCGCGCTTGCGTCCAAGCCCGTGATGGAAGGCAAGGCGGTGCTGTTCAAGCGTTTCGCCGACGTCGATTCCATCGACCTGGAGGTCGATACCGAAGACGCGGACGAATTCATCAACTGCGTGCGCTTCCTCGGGCCTTCCTTCGGCGGCATCAATCTGGAGGACATCAAGGCGCCCGAGTGCTTCATCATCGAGCAGCGGCTGCGCGAGCTGATGGACATCCCGGTCTTCCACGACGACCAGCACGGGACGGCCATCATCGCCGCCGCCGGCCTGATCAACGCGCTGGCGATCACCGGTCGTGACATGAAGACGGCGAAGCTCGTCTGCAACGGCGCGGGTGCCGCCGGCATCGCCTGCATCGAACTCGTCAAGGCGATGGGGTTCTCGCCGGAGAACGTCATCCTCTGCGACACCAAGGGGGTCGTCTACCAGGGCCGTGAAGAGGGCATGAACCAGTGGAAGTCGGCACACGCGGCCAGGACCGACGCCCGGACGTTGGCTGACGCGATGGACGGTGCCGATATCGTCTTCGGCCTCTCGGCACGCGGCGCCTTCACCAACGCCATGATCCAGTCCATGGCCAAGAACCCGATCATCTTCGCCATGGCCAATCCCGATCCGGAGATCACGCCGGAGGAGGTGGCCGAAATCCGGACCGACGCCATCATGGCGACCGGCCGGTCGGACTATCCGAACCAGGTCAACAACGTGCTCGGCTTTCCCTACATCTTCCGCGGCGCGCTCGACGTTCGCGCGACCACGATCAACGATGCCATGAAGGTGGCGGCTGCCGAGGCTCTGGCCGCGCTCGCCCGGCAGGACGTGCCGGACGACGTTGCTGCAGCCTATCAGGGCAACCGGCCGAAATTCGGGGTCAACTACATCATTCCGGTCCCCTTCGATCCGCGCCTGATCTCCGCAATTCCGGTGGCCGTTGCCAGGGCGGCCATGGATTCGGGCGTCGCGCGGCGCCCGATCCTCGACATGGAGAAGTATGCGCAGGAGCTTTCCGCGCGGCGAGATCCGATCGCCTCGACGCTGCAGCGCATCTACGACCGTGTCCGCCGCCAGCCCAAGCGCGTGGTCTTCGCCGAGGGCGAGGAGGAGCAGGTGATGCGCGCCGCCGTCTCCTACGTGAACCAGCGGCTCGGTACGGCCATCCTCGTCGGCCGCGACGATCAGATCAAGGAGACGGCGCGCAATGCGGGCGTCGACCTCAACCGGCCGGGCATCGAGATCATCAATGCGCGGCTGTCGCGCCGCAATACGGTCTATGCCGACTATCTGTATGAACGCCTGCAGCGGAAGGGCTACCTCTTCCGCGATGCCCAGCGTCTGATCAACAACGATCGCAACCACTTCGCGGCCACGATGGTGGCGCTCGGCGATGCCGATGCTCTGGTGACGGGTGTGACGCGCAACTATTCGACCGCGCTCGACGACGTCCGCCGCGTGATCGACGCCAAGCCCGGCCATCGCGTCATCGGTGCGTCGATCGTGCTGGCGCGCGGCCGCACCGTGATCGTGGCCGACACGGCGGTGCACGACATGCCGAACTCGGTGGAGATCGCAGACATCGCCGAGGAGGCGGCAGGCATGGCGCGGCGCATGGGCTATGAGCCGCGCGTGGCGCTTCTCGCCTACTCGACTTTCGGCCATCCGGCCGGCGAGCGCTCGGAGCGGGTGCAGGAGGCGGTGAAGATCCTCGACAAGCGCCGGGTCGACTTCGAGTATGACGGCGAGATGGCCGCCGACGTGGCGCTGAACCCGAACCTGATGCAGCAATATCCGTTCTGCCGGCTGTCGGGGCCGGCGAACGTGCTGGTCATGCCCGCCTTCCACTCCGCCTCGATCTCGACCAAGATGCTTCAGGAACTGGGCGGCTCGACCGTCATCGGGCCTCTGCTGGTCGGCCTGAACAAGCCGGTGCAGATCGTGTCTCTCAACGCGAAGGATTCGGACATCGTCAACATGGCGGCGATCGCCGCCTACAACGCCGGGGCCTGAACCGATGCGGCCCGGAGACCGATCATCTCCTGGTGCCGCTCCAGGTCATGTCGACGAACACGACTGCGACGGTGAAGAAGGCGAAGGCGCCGACGACGCTGGCGATGACGATCAGGGTATCGGTTGGCATGGTTTCCTCCATCGATGACGGCATCATTGATGGAGGGCGCCCGGCCCGCATGCCTTGACCTGGATCAACCGCCTGCACGGACGGGGTCCGGCGAGCCCGTCCTCTCGTCTCGCGTTTCCCCGAGACGGTGTCAGGCTGCGAAGCGCTCGGCGTCGGCGCCGTAGTAATTGATGTAGCGGTTGGCGATCCAGTCGGTGGACAGGATGACGAAGACGTCGGTCGTGCCGAAGTCATCATCGACCACACACCCGTCGCCGAAGCGCGCTCCGATGCGCAGGTAGCCCTTGATCAGCGGTGGCATGGCGGCGAGCGCGCGACGCACGTCCACTGCCTCGGCGGGCATCAGGTCCATCGGGCGGTAGCGGGATGCGACCGCCCGGACGTCCCATTCCGGTTCGGGGCGGAAATTGTGGGCCAGCAACGACAGTGCTTCGGCATGGGCAGCCGGCACCGTCCCGTGGAAGGAGGCGCAGCCGGTCATGACGTCGATGCCGTGGATGCGGCAATAGGCCCAGATGCCTTGCCAGAGCAGCTCGACCGTGCGCTTGGAGCGGTATTCGGGCAGCACGCAGGAGCGGCCGAGTTCGAGGAAGCGGCGGTCGGCATGTCGGGCCATCAGCGACTCGAGTTCGAACTCCTCGTCGGAGTAGAAGCCGCCGGCGGCCAGCGCGCTCTCCTGCCGCAGCAGCCGGTACGTACCGACGATCTGATGGTGCTCGGGGCCGGGGATCGTCGTGTCGAGGACGAGCAGATGGTCGCAGATGGCATCGAAGCGGTCTGCATCGCGCTGTTCCAGCGCATGGACGAAGTTTCGTTTGGCGCCGAGTTCGTCGTAGAAGACCCGGAAGCGGACCTTCTGGGCAGCGGCCACTTCGGAAGAGTTGCGGGCGAGACGCGCCTGGAGATTGCCGATCCGGCCGAGCGTGGCGCCCGCCTGGTGCGCCAACCCGCCGACCGCGGCCATCGGGGGGGCTGAGGCGGCACTCGTCGCTAGGGTCGATGCCTGCATAGTGATTCTCCCTCGTCGCCAGGCGTTCACGGCCGTCTACGAAGACCATGATACAATAGGATGACAGGGGGATGGCGGCAAGCGCGTGACGTTCACGCCGGATCGATCAGGCGGCGACCTGATGCTGCACGGCGTCCGCGAGCGCCTGCGGGTCGAGCGGCTTGGTCACGAAACCGGTGGCGCCGTGCGCCAGCACCGTGTGCCGCGTCGACTCCTGGCTGTCCGCCGACAGAACCATGATCGGTAACGTCGGCAGGCCCTTTTCCTCCTCGTGCTTGCGGATGAGGGCGATGGCGTCGAGACCGTCCATGACCGGCATGTGGAGGTCCATCAGCACGAGGTCCGGCCGTTCTTCGATCTTCGCGGCCTTCACGGCCTCGACGGCCGAACGTCCGTCCGGGACATGCTCCACCCTGTGACCCATCTTCTCCAGCACGGAGCGTGCGAGCAGCGCGTTGATCTCGTTGTCCTCGGCGATCAGGATCTTCAGTCCGCGCGGAGCCGGCCGGCGGCTCTGCTGTCGCTTTAGTCCGAGGCGGTGGACCACGGGCGACTGCGACAGTTCGAGCCGGCCGTCGGTCAGGATCCGCATCATGGTGGCGCCCCGCACGGGCCGGGCCAGGAACGAAGGGTACCCGGCATTGCGGAACTGGAACAGGCGGCC
The nucleotide sequence above comes from Aquibium microcysteis. Encoded proteins:
- a CDS encoding NADP-dependent malic enzyme, with the protein product MPVKDRNEQGPSVSAQEALDFHSMGRPGKLEINPTKPMATQRDLSLAYSPGVAVPVKAIAEDPSRAFDYTTRGNMVAVISNGTAILGLGNLGALASKPVMEGKAVLFKRFADVDSIDLEVDTEDADEFINCVRFLGPSFGGINLEDIKAPECFIIEQRLRELMDIPVFHDDQHGTAIIAAAGLINALAITGRDMKTAKLVCNGAGAAGIACIELVKAMGFSPENVILCDTKGVVYQGREEGMNQWKSAHAARTDARTLADAMDGADIVFGLSARGAFTNAMIQSMAKNPIIFAMANPDPEITPEEVAEIRTDAIMATGRSDYPNQVNNVLGFPYIFRGALDVRATTINDAMKVAAAEALAALARQDVPDDVAAAYQGNRPKFGVNYIIPVPFDPRLISAIPVAVARAAMDSGVARRPILDMEKYAQELSARRDPIASTLQRIYDRVRRQPKRVVFAEGEEEQVMRAAVSYVNQRLGTAILVGRDDQIKETARNAGVDLNRPGIEIINARLSRRNTVYADYLYERLQRKGYLFRDAQRLINNDRNHFAATMVALGDADALVTGVTRNYSTALDDVRRVIDAKPGHRVIGASIVLARGRTVIVADTAVHDMPNSVEIADIAEEAAGMARRMGYEPRVALLAYSTFGHPAGERSERVQEAVKILDKRRVDFEYDGEMAADVALNPNLMQQYPFCRLSGPANVLVMPAFHSASISTKMLQELGGSTVIGPLLVGLNKPVQIVSLNAKDSDIVNMAAIAAYNAGA
- the mutS gene encoding DNA mismatch repair protein MutS yields the protein MNQERPIRSDAASAPTPMMEQFIEIKAANPDSLLFYRMGDFYELFFEDAEVASRALGITLTKRGKHLGEDIPMCGVPVHAADDYLQKLIGLGHRVAVCEQIEDPAEAKKRGSKSVVKRDVVRLVTPGTITEEKLLAPSEANYLMALGRVRGEDELALAWIDISTGSFLVSATSRDRLLAEIMRVDPRELIVAEAVFHDPEFRAAFDMLGRAVTPLPPSLFDSSACAERASRFFGVATLDGFGRFSRAELSAIGAAIGYVERTQKAERPPLTPPQRQDGATTLFIDPATRVHLELVRTLSGSRSGTLFEAIDRTRTGGGARLLAERLTSPSTDPGEIGRRLDSVSFFRSEPALRDSLRAALKGAPDMPRALSRLALNRGGPRDLAALRAGMTVAADVAALLSGAGVPEEVSDALTGIAGLPAAFLDHLRRALDEEMPLLKRDGGFVRAGYDAELDEVRGLRDQARRIIAEMEAGLIEETGIRSLKIRHNNVLGYYIEVTANHQAVMTGNDAARARFIHRQTMANAMRFTTTELAGLETRIANAAERALAIELGVFDRLVLEAVAAAGALRGGAEAMSALDVSAALAVLAEEEDYCRPTIDLSLEFRIECGRHPVVEQALRRQGAEPFVANDCDLSPAPGGKAGAIWLLTGPNMGGKSTFLRQNALIAIMAQMGSHVPAEKVHIGVVDRLFSRVGASDDLARGRSTFMVEMVETAAILNQAGERSLVILDEIGRGTATFDGLSIAWAAVEYLHEHNRCRAIFATHFHEMTALAGKLTRLHNVTMRVKEWDGDVVFLHEVGKGAADRSYGVQVARLAGLPDPVVARAREVLEQLETGEAAGSKAGRLVDDLPLFSVALRREAAKPARPDPLAAAVAALRPDEMTPKDALDALYRLRDLLRQAT
- a CDS encoding GNAT family N-acetyltransferase — protein: MAAVGGLAHQAGATLGRIGNLQARLARNSSEVAAAQKVRFRVFYDELGAKRNFVHALEQRDADRFDAICDHLLVLDTTIPGPEHHQIVGTYRLLRQESALAAGGFYSDEEFELESLMARHADRRFLELGRSCVLPEYRSKRTVELLWQGIWAYCRIHGIDVMTGCASFHGTVPAAHAEALSLLAHNFRPEPEWDVRAVASRYRPMDLMPAEAVDVRRALAAMPPLIKGYLRIGARFGDGCVVDDDFGTTDVFVILSTDWIANRYINYYGADAERFAA